A single genomic interval of Cupriavidus sp. MP-37 harbors:
- a CDS encoding citryl-CoA lyase, whose translation MSAPHSAAAPRTQLCRYTEQAVYYGADDLVADLLGKASFIDVFMKQTFGSVPGPAQRRIAEAVLVTLMEHGMTPSAIATRMIYSSSPENLQAGVAAGLLAVASQFIGTMEPAAALLDRIAAAGEDSAAEARRIARDYRARREPVPGFGHHLHRPDDPRALALLALAREQGTHGTHCAALEQLAAEVDAAAGRHITINATGAVAAVLGDIGIPARLMRGFAVLSRAAGLIAHIAEEQRDPSGRFVWNLVDEAMTPARSPGGPG comes from the coding sequence ATGAGCGCGCCCCATAGCGCCGCGGCGCCGCGCACGCAGCTGTGCCGCTACACCGAACAGGCGGTCTATTACGGTGCGGACGATCTGGTGGCAGACCTGCTGGGCAAGGCCAGCTTCATCGATGTGTTCATGAAGCAGACGTTCGGCAGCGTGCCCGGCCCGGCGCAGCGCCGCATCGCCGAGGCCGTGCTGGTGACGCTGATGGAGCATGGCATGACGCCGAGCGCCATCGCCACGCGCATGATCTATTCCAGCTCGCCGGAAAACCTGCAGGCCGGGGTCGCGGCGGGCTTGCTCGCGGTCGCCAGCCAGTTCATCGGCACCATGGAACCCGCGGCCGCGCTGCTCGACCGGATTGCAGCGGCGGGCGAAGACAGCGCCGCCGAGGCGCGGCGCATCGCCCGCGACTACCGTGCGCGGCGCGAGCCCGTGCCCGGCTTCGGCCATCACCTGCACCGCCCCGATGATCCCCGTGCGCTGGCGCTGCTGGCACTGGCGCGCGAGCAGGGCACCCATGGCACGCACTGCGCCGCGCTGGAACAGCTGGCCGCCGAAGTCGATGCCGCCGCCGGGCGCCATATCACCATCAATGCCACCGGTGCCGTGGCGGCGGTGCTGGGCGACATCGGCATCCCGGCGCGGCTAATGCGGGGCTTTGCCGTGTTGAGCCGCGCCGCCGGGCTGATTGCGCATATCGCCGAGGAACAGCGCGATCCGTCGGGACGCTTTGTCTGGAACCTCGTCGACGAGGCCATGACGCCCGCCCGCAGCCCTGGCGGGCCGGGCTGA